From the genome of Azospirillum brasilense, one region includes:
- a CDS encoding STAS domain-containing protein, with protein MNFQVRRTSETIEVLLSGRLEFTDHDSLPDIVDLLNGEGARRFILDMDGLTFIDSAGIGMLLILQDEAEQRNIKLVLRKLQGDVLRSIDLARIGEVVTIER; from the coding sequence ATGAATTTCCAGGTGCGCCGGACCTCTGAAACCATCGAGGTGCTGTTGAGCGGCCGGTTGGAGTTCACCGACCATGACAGCCTTCCCGACATCGTGGATCTGCTCAACGGCGAGGGCGCGCGCCGCTTCATCCTGGACATGGACGGGCTGACCTTCATCGACTCCGCGGGGATCGGCATGCTGCTGATCCTTCAGGACGAGGCGGAGCAGCGCAACATCAAGTTGGTCCTCCGCAAGCTGCAGGGCGATGTGCTGCGATCCATCGACCTGGCGCGGATCGGCGAAGTCGTCACCATCGAACGGTGA
- a CDS encoding ATP-binding protein → MDGFPAPSASHPPGPAGAVRPFSVVRDRVPADIAARVAARFGLGGGVDDAIDGRAAAAVLLAQADRDILRGAFGLNPFLTVELTEREEGSGAIDADWLGAPPVERGFYLSLTTGTAYGLQCAVLVCDELTRRGVLTPERRGNVELCLHEAIANAIVHGNLGIPSATKEQLEGYRLFSRLLRERLGDGAVRQRRIDIFARWTADSLSIAVVDQGNGFDAAALPQDTDSGAHSGRGFVFMRALARRIHVTDGGRCTLLQFDL, encoded by the coding sequence ATGGACGGTTTCCCAGCCCCCTCCGCCAGCCACCCCCCCGGTCCGGCCGGCGCCGTGCGACCCTTCAGCGTGGTGCGGGACCGCGTGCCGGCGGACATCGCCGCGCGGGTCGCGGCACGCTTCGGCCTGGGTGGAGGCGTTGATGACGCCATTGACGGTCGGGCCGCCGCCGCGGTGCTGCTGGCCCAGGCCGACCGGGATATCCTGCGCGGCGCCTTCGGGCTCAACCCCTTTCTGACGGTGGAGTTGACGGAGCGGGAGGAGGGGAGCGGCGCCATCGACGCCGACTGGCTGGGCGCTCCGCCGGTGGAGCGGGGATTCTACCTGTCGCTGACCACCGGGACGGCCTATGGCCTGCAGTGCGCCGTTCTGGTCTGCGACGAGCTGACCCGGCGCGGCGTGCTGACGCCGGAGCGGCGCGGCAACGTCGAGCTGTGCCTGCACGAGGCCATCGCCAACGCCATCGTTCACGGCAATCTGGGCATCCCCAGTGCGACCAAGGAGCAGCTGGAGGGCTACCGCCTGTTCAGCCGGCTGCTCCGCGAACGGCTGGGCGACGGCGCGGTGCGGCAGCGGCGGATCGACATCTTCGCACGCTGGACCGCGGACAGCCTGTCCATCGCGGTGGTCGACCAGGGCAACGGGTTCGACGCCGCGGCCCTGCCGCAGGACACCGACAGCGGCGCCCATTCCGGCCGCGGCTTCGTGTTCATGCGGGCGCTGGCCCGGCGCATCCATGTGACCGACGGCGGGCGCTGCACCCTGCTGCAGTTCGACCTGTGA